In Naumovozyma castellii chromosome 1, complete genome, one DNA window encodes the following:
- the ADH3 gene encoding alcohol dehydrogenase ADH3 (ancestral locus Anc_2.480): MLRFTNTRTLQQTSLMKSFLRLQSTVTIPKMQKGVIFYETGGPLHYKDIPVPKPKANEILINVKYSGVCHTDLHAWKGDWPLATKLPLVGGHEGSGEVVAMGENVKGWKIGDLAGIKWLNGSCMSCELCESGHESNCEHADLSGYTHDGSFQQYATADAVQAARIPKGTNMAEVAPILCAGITVYKALKEADMRAGQWVCISGAAGGLGSLAVQYAKAMGYRVIGIDGGPGKEELFKSLGGEIFVDFTKTKDIVAEIQEATRGGPQGVINVSVSEAAISLSTKYVRPTGTVVLVGLPAHSYVKSEVFSHVVKSINIKGSYVGNRADTREALDFFARGLIKSPIKIIGLSELPNVYKLMEEGKILGRYVVDTSK; the protein is encoded by the coding sequence CTGCAATCCACAGTTACCATTCCCAAGATGCAAAAAGGTGTGATCTTCTACGAGACAGGTGGCCCCCTACACTACAAGGACATCCCTGTCCCCAAACCAAAGGCTAACGAAATTCTGATCAACGTCAAATATTCAGGTGTCTGTCATACGGATTTGCACGCTTGGAAGGGGGACTGGCCATTAGCTACTAAATTACCTCTAGTTGGTGGTCATGAAGGGTCTGGTGAAGTGGTGGCCATGGGGGAGAACGTGAAGGGATGGAAGATTGGGGATTTGGCCGGGATCAAATGGTTGAATGGGTCTTGTATGTCTTGTGAATTATGTGAATCAGGTCATGAATCCAACTGTGAACATGCTGATTTGTCCGGGTACACTCATGATGGGTCATTCCAACAGTATGCCACTGCGGATGCCGTGCAGGCTGCTAGAATTCCTAAGGGAACCAATATGGCTGAAGTAGCACCTATCTTGTGTGCTGGTATCACAGTTTATAAGGCTTTGAAAGAAGCTGACATGAGAGCTGGGCAATGGGTTTGTATCTCCGGAGCTGCAGGTGGGTTAGGGTCCCTAGCAGTTCAATATGCTAAGGCTATGGGTTACAGAGTCATTGGTATTGATGGCGGTCCAGGCAAGGAAGAATTGTTCAAATCTCTTGGTGGAGAAATCTTTGTTGATTTCACCAAGACCAAGGATATCGTTGCCGAAATTCAAGAAGCCACTAGAGGTGGTCCACAAGGTGTCATTAACGTCTCTGTCTCAGAGGCTGCCATCTCTTTGTCCACTAAGTATGTGAGACCCACCGGTACCGTTGTTCTTGTTGGGTTACCAGCTCATTCTTACGTCAAGTCTGAAGTGTTCTCTCACGTTGTTAAATCCATCAATATTAAGGGTTCCTACGTCGGTAACAGAGCAGACACTAGAGAAGCTCTAGATTTTTTTGCCAGAGGATTAATAAAATCCCCAATTAAGATCATTGGTCTATCCGAATTGCCAAACGTCTACAAGCTAATGGAGGAAGGTAAAATCTTGGGTAGATACGTTGTGGACACCAgtaaatag
- the NCAS0A07790 gene encoding uncharacterized protein (ancestral locus Anc_2.476) codes for MIRRSSRQEPPEPNSSAMAAASALGHALMGNGRTVDKNKLPRYNTPSRSSSISNMRRSSMLKINSGSNQSSRSNSLQREREGQHHEKSQAKTKSVLSKRNSMILRRTSLNKPPSVNSEKRSSSLPSSTTGLIRGKGSLQEAKRTFVEFGGKQSAGTMHNHSVEQKPRTKRKYIPSRNGLIAVDVPVLDDNDADERIISKPNRQLRRSVSTSSSLRISSLKKKVSQENLHSSINNNRHSSLNNGMSGLGLKLNGTGQAMTNPLIESFVPEETEQELSKDSVLKKDTNLSEEFEKEIEKLDELLTENLELEDKIAEDEERIATKKMLNNQVRPFEINDNDEDEVTYEKKNIIKERRIPTPKSKELPTKSSQVKSRQKVQNAGYKEPISEKQLNNKKIEIISHTLQTKSPQNDLNVAKDRSDSVSQPQREVVSKSPPPRNKNHSMAQYLRESRSYLKKEKPNVTVSSPDHSKNDNNDTKKFKANTLASSTARGSSAPKANNRKDESGKNQTLKGTTPLRKVPSPIKSALKKTHTSEAKPHSHSRPSAANGAYLSMTTAENTRLNAQLTGDELGRKPSIIRTMRRPQSMNHIPKATNKQTTPVRNSVMNGNQAPKLVDQSTSAAAFASTKSAKGHMRREEQVKKQVNNKLSTEKNADSYLYPREPPQRKSSFEKLRPADTNLGFKNLSLRGDFVDTNNQTNAISQENQISLTNPISIMAEDGWHSRFQDSDSDMEENDHSHQELSRDASPNHKSKGNRFSQLFKSISHPRDIDEYEDEYDLYPPGSHPVNRRPSGLSEGTPTKIQKPFNSSGLRDGNSPTRQTKAPPINNHKFPTSMPGRESHFSSTESHESDEKKKNNLGKKLKKLFGRKKI; via the coding sequence ATGATTAGGAGATCATCAAGACAAGAACCACCAGAGCCCAATTCATCAGCTATGGCTGCCGCTTCAGCCCTGGGTCATGCATTGATGGGGAACGGAAGAACCGTTGACAAAAACAAACTCCCTCGTTATAATACTCCGTCTCGTTCATCTTCTATATCCAACATGAGGAGAAGCTCTATGCTTAAAATTAACTCTGGCTCGAATCAAAGTAGTCGGAGCAATAGTCTTCAAAGGGAGCGAGAGGGACAACACCATGAAAAAAGCCAAGCAAAAACGAAGTCAGTTTTATCAAAGAGAAATTCAATGATACTGAGAAGAACTTCTTTGAACAAACCACCATCGGTCAATTCCGAAAAAAGAAGTTCCAGTTTGCCATCATCTACCACCGGATTAATAAGGGGTAAGGGAAGTTTACAGGAAGCTAAGAGAACTTTCGTGGAGTTTGGGGGGAAGCAATCTGCGGGTACAATGCATAACCACTCTGTGGAACAGAAACCAAGAACGAAAAGGAAATATATTCCTAGTAGAAATGGGTTAATCGCGGTAGATGTTCCAGTATTAGATGACAATGACGCAGATGAACGAATTATTAGCAAACCAAATAGACAATTAAGAAGATCTGTTTCTACTAGTTCATCTTTAAGAATAAGttcattaaagaagaaagtatCGCAAGAGAACTTACATTCAagtataaataataatagacATTCTTCCTTGAATAATGGAATGTCTGGATTAGGATTGAAACTGAATGGTACTGGACAGGCTATGACAAACCCTTTGATTGAAAGTTTTGTACCGGAGGAAACTGAACAGGAATTGTCAAAGGATTCTGTACTCAAGAAAGACACCAACTTGTCTGAGGAATTtgagaaggaaattgaaaaattggacGAATTACTTACggaaaatttggaattagaagataaaattgctgaagatgaagaaagaattgctaccaagaaaatgttaaacAATCAAGTGAGGCCGTTCGAAATTAacgataatgatgaagatgaagtaacttatgaaaagaaaaatataatcaaGGAACGTAGAATACCGACTCCAAAAAGCAAAGAACTACCCACTAAATCTTCTCAAGTCAAAAGCAGACAGAAAGTTCAAAATGCTGGTTATAAAGAACCGATATCAGAAAAACAACTcaataataagaaaattgaaataatatcaCATACCTTGCAGACAAAATCTCCCCAAAATGACCTCAATGTAGCGAAAGATCGTTCTGATTCAGTTTCTCAACCTCAAAGGGAGGTAGTTTCTAAAAGTCCACCACCACGCAATAAAAATCATAGCATGGCACAATATTTACGTGAATCACGTTCATACCttaagaaggaaaagcCAAATGTAACAGTATCGTCTCCTGACCACTCAAAAAATGATAACAACGatacaaaaaaatttaaagcTAATACCCTGGCCAGTTCAACAGCGAGGGGGAGCTCTGCTCCCAAAGCTAATAACAGGAAAGATGAATCAGGGAAAAACCAGACTTTGAAGGGAACGACTCCTTTAAGAAAAGTTCCTTCACCAATAAAGTCTGCCTTGAAGAAAACACACACATCAGAAGCAAAACCACATTCACATTCAAGACCTTCTGCAGCAAATGGTGCATATCTATCAATGACCACTGCAGAAAACACAAGACTAAACGCTCAATTAACTGGGGACGAGCTAGGCAGAAAACCAAGCATTATTAGAACTATGAGAAGACCACAGTCAATGAATCATATCCCGAAGGCTACAAATAAACAGACTACCCCAGTAAGAAATTCCGTTATGAACGGTAATCAAGCTCCCAAATTAGTTGATCAATCGACATCAGCAGCTGCATTTGCTTCTACCAAATCTGCTAAAGGGCATATGAGAAGGGAGGAACAGGTGAAGAAACAGGTTAATAACAAGCTTTCAACCGAGAAAAATGCAGATAGCTATTTATATCCAAGGGAACCCCCTCAAAGGAAATCAAGTTTTGAAAAGTTGAGACCCGCAGACACAAATTTAGgatttaaaaatttatcCCTCAGGGGAGATTTTGTTGACACCAATAATCAAACGAATGCCATTAGTCAGGAAAACCAAATTTCCTTAACCAATCCAATTTCCATAATGGCAGAAGATGGATGGCACTCTAGGTTTCAAGATTCGGATTCTGATatggaagaaaatgatCATTCTCATCAAGAATTGAGTAGGGATGCATCTCCTAATCACAAATCAAAGGGAAATCGTTTTTCacaattattcaaaagtATAAGTCATCCTAgagatattgatgaatacGAAGATGAATACGATCTATATCCACCAGGATCCCATCCCGTAAATAGAAGACCTAGTGGCCTCAGTGAAGGAACTCCTACGAAAATACAGAAACCATTTAATTCGTCGGGATTAAGAGATGGGAATTCGCCCACAAGGCAAACAAAAGCACCACCAATTAATAACCATAAATTTCCTACTAGCATGCCTGGAAGAGAATCACATTTTTCTAGTACAGAATCACATGAAAgtgatgaaaaaaagaaaaacaatttaGGTAAGAAgctgaagaaattatttggtagaaagaaaatatga
- the PDL32 gene encoding putative ADP-ribose 1''-phosphate phosphatase (ancestral locus Anc_2.474) — MTVKLPDSQLKMRSMRIILIDTNEIITKLWQTYIPQAVPRDDKLLCIHTGHLESLMTNIRKGTDKHSGRTYAIVSPGNSFGYLGGGFDFALYNYFGGKPFEKWFRNQLGGRYHTVGSATVVDLSLCNEEETLRKRDGIRYIIHCPTVVAPVRPIFDPNNPIKTGIEPVFNAMWNALMHAPNGIDGLIIPGLCTGYAGVPPTISCKSMAFALRLYILGDLISKELRNVLTMFYLGYPFGPFFTDECKEECQKLKLDMNQLRKFDVTVDSIESILPSNLEQLQFQSIKKANADMKSL; from the coding sequence ATGACTGTGAAGCTACCTGATAGTCAACTAAAAATGAGGTCGATGagaataatattaatcGATACTAATGAAATCATTACAAAATTATGGCAAACATATATCCCGCAGGCTGTCCCTAGGGATGACAAATTATTATGCATACACACTGGCCATCTTGAGAGTCTAATGACTAACATACGAAAAGGAACCGATAAGCATTCAGGGAGAACATATGCTATTGTTTCTCCTGGCAATTCCTTCGGATATCTGGGAGGTGGATTTGATTTTGCATTATACAATTATTTTGGGGGCAAACCATTCGAGAAGTGGTTCCGAAATCAATTAGGCGGTAGATATCATACTGTCGGTTCAGCCACAGTGGTGGATCTGTCGCTTtgtaatgaagaagaaactttGCGGAAGAGAGATGGAATAAGATACATAATACATTGTCCGACAGTAGTGGCACCCGTACGCCCCATATTTGATCCCAATAACCCCATTAAAACTGGTATTGAACCTGTGTTCAATGCAATGTGGAATGCCTTGATGCATGCACCAAATGGAATTGATGGATTAATTATCCCTGGACTTTGTACAGGTTATGCCGGTGTCCCTCCTACCATAAGCTGCAAGAGTATGGCTTTTGCTCTTCGCTTGTATATTTTGGGGGATCTGATATCTAAAGAGCTGAGGAATGTATTGACCATGTTCTACTTAGGATATCCATTTGGACCATTCTTTACAGATGAATGCAAAGAAGAATGCCAAAAACTCAAATTGGATATGAATCAATTAAGGAAGTTTGACGTTACTGTTGATTCTATCGAATCGATTCTCCCGAGTAACTTAGAGCAATTACAATTTCAGTCAATTAAAAAAGCAAACGCAGATATGAAAAGTCTATAA